One window of Acidimicrobiales bacterium genomic DNA carries:
- a CDS encoding proteasome subunit beta has product ADLPLEEGLNLAIRALWDAADEDSATGGPDPIRGIYPIVAIVDATGYREVPEADVAGRFGALATRLQSERAR; this is encoded by the coding sequence GCGCCGACCTGCCGCTGGAGGAGGGACTGAACCTGGCCATCCGCGCCCTGTGGGACGCGGCGGACGAGGACTCCGCCACCGGCGGCCCCGACCCCATCCGGGGCATCTACCCGATCGTGGCGATCGTCGATGCGACGGGCTACCGCGAGGTGCCCGAGGCGGACGTGGCCGGGCGCTTCGGAGCGCTCGCGACCCGGTTGCAGTCGGAGCGTGCGCGATGA